From one Humulus lupulus chromosome 8, drHumLupu1.1, whole genome shotgun sequence genomic stretch:
- the LOC133794912 gene encoding cysteine-rich receptor-like protein kinase 29, which produces MGVEGLRRLRCGNMVNDDKGEGRRNFLISGLRKEAKEALDEDWIDHLERCPNKKGAVAWYDNCMLRYSDRSYFGVMETNPPLILSNTQNVSSDSGTVEAYFQALRSLLDNLKSIAMTGGSLRKFSVDNVTAPGFKTIYGLMQCTPDLSQMDCNNCLDTLFGIILGCCNGN; this is translated from the exons aTGG GTGTCGAAGGACTTAGGcgacttaggtgtggaaacatg GTAAATGACGATAAAGGAGAGGGAAGGAGGAACTTTTTGATATCTGGACTGAGAAAGGAGGCTAAGGAGGCTTTGGATGAAGATTGGATTGATCATCTAGAGCGCTGCCCCAATAAGAAGGGGGCAGTCGCATGGTACGACAATTGTATGTTGCGCTACTCTGATCGCTCCTACTTTGGAGTCATGGAAACTAATCCACCACTTATTCTCTCTAACACCCAAAACGTGTCATCCGATTCCGGTACTGTGGAGGCATATTTCCAAGCTCTTAGGAGCTTGTTAGATAATTTGAAAAGCATAGCTATGACTGGTGGTTCTCTTCGAAAATTTTCTGTAGATAATGTAACAGCTCCAGGGTTTAAAACCATATATGGACTTATGCAGTGCACACCTGACCTGTCCCAGATGGACTGCAACAATTGTTTGGATACATTATTTGGGATCATTCTGGGATGTTGTAATGGGAATTAG